A DNA window from Anastrepha obliqua isolate idAnaObli1 chromosome 5, idAnaObli1_1.0, whole genome shotgun sequence contains the following coding sequences:
- the LOC129247347 gene encoding platelet binding protein GspB: MFRPIKNFINYIQKNASGSAIFGSTTTIADSEVEPGAEEVGVEATRVIRIQSEATQENSERRHTEENRISQVIFEQRKDEDMKRIELNKLNFVNGNSATVNAINGEELNGRADFDDAEDDDIELQIKSSVMLRRPLNRVTSVENLTDEVDGDGGESVELQSHDSLRDHSDAIDADSQGEYDEYPAEGAEAISLVSDDGTAGGGEDTAEEEVITEEEDVEETFLELASHQERHFEDSEIIVLGDVDINSSIASDAPSEDPLAIDDFTQPSISAIKDTSNPLDSSTNDEASTSADLLWSNIDNLKTNIITPNAEKDLPIRTNLDTSTSILRIHLTTSPTTDKEKRNSAVASSDSGSNNATILSTQRDENAEEIRSDGSDSGLGSETSTLQTTLTSLADTSQLAAPSDSSAVSAPTASKSVDTPSNYCSINSSESNVTLADSVAATSTAIVPVVATAAAMTPLTVVSKPVRSNLKRRLEEDDTLGDSSQQTQLSTTGGTQVKKLKRSINFENVQVYYFPRQQGFGCVPSAGGCTLGMGARHIGFKTLTLAEHAAELRRAHRLQLQEINPRGSSSDDSEESEEDYLSEGSSSDLDAESNGFLQPVSPKQRRALLKAAGVRKIDAAEKIECRDIRNSREVCGCACVEFCDPESCACSQAGIKCQVDRAMFPCGCTRDACGNTVGRVEFNPTRVRTHFIHTIMRLEMENRQQQNPSLCGTVSSYSLSAACATTATAVGPHTNALPSTPSYATALPNSYYAMQTQSNYSSGYASPAYPSEPAANYYQQQSSSTTHYSAVSTTELQATTQQNYQLDSLDAGVYAGSATAAPVYGEMLPSYSSAVGVSASTATVSAYHQNLNYATVQQTQVSTYTAYQQTSSAGYLPQHNQQSATVAGISTQPTLPPPTTYSSCAVPSLPPYGTATTTAAASQYQNANSYALVDTTAPSCISIDDSGGCEEGSVEAGGATRDGNGSATTTSNDNSSSCADNTTIKTTSCTNRGNAALNSNDSDGGSDNGSGSGSGTSFIQLSTPISSATRLSQINDLLQHNRHTTATLVAVSHTACLSVSGSTSTLISKRSVTTDCDYNNTCSVDVEEDAAVDEEEKDDGEVIAEEIDGEQIPITEPQQSVASKLGTTNEDENVKAAFKVVATAKIEPPPVASTIGDANEDTVTHQNDAGITDNTATTTTSDAAKATLSSGDSIADNGTKATAAATATSAAATTTATVTAIAATSAVNMISN, from the exons ATGTTTAGACCAATCAAGAATTTCATTAACTATATACAGAAGAATGCAAGCGGCAGTGCGATTTTTGGCAGTACTACAACAATAGCTGATAGTGAAGTAGAACCCGGCGCTGAAGAGGTTGGCGTCGAAGCAACAAGAGTAATTCGCATACAAAGCGAGGCAAcgcaagaaaacagtgagcggAGGCACACAGAAGAAAATAGGATTTCTCAAGTTATTTTCGAACAAAGAAAGGACGAAGATATGAAGCGaatagaattgaataaattgaattttgtaaatGGTAATAGCGCCACAGTAAATGCGATTAACGGTGAAGAGCTGAATGGCCGTGCCGACTTCGATGACGCAGAGGACGACGATATTGAATTGCAAATTAAGAGCAGTGTGATGCTGCGTCGACCGTTAAATCGTGTTACTTCGGTGGAAAACCTAACGGACGAAGTAGATGGAGATGGTGGCGAAAGTGTAGAGCTGCAATCGCATGACTCATTACGCGATCACAGCGATGCCATTGATGCTGATTCACAAGGTGAATACGATGAGTATCCAGCAGAAGGCGCAGAGGCAATTTCGCTGGTGAGTGATGATGGTACGGCTGGTGGTGGAGAGGATACTGCAGAAGAGGAGGTTATCACGGAAGAAGAAGATGTCGAAGAGACATTTTTGGAATTAGCAAGCCATCAAGAGCGACACTTTGAAG ataGCGAAATCATTGTACTCGGCGACGTTGACATAAATTCCTCCATTGCGTCCGATGCGCCCTCCGAAGATCCACTGGCCATCGATGACTTCACACAGCCGTCGATTTCGGCAATCAAGGATACTTCGAATCCATTGGATTCCTCAACGAACGATGAGGCATCCACAAGCGCCGATTTATTATGGAGTAATATCGACAATTTAAAGACAAACATTATAACGCCAAATGCAGAAAAAGACTTACCAATCAGGACGAATTTAGATACGTCCACAAGCATACTGCGGATACATCTCACTACTTCTCCTACTACGGACAAGGAGAAGCGTAATAGTGCGGTCGCTAGCAGCGATAGCGGCAGCAATAACGCAACAATCCTAAGCACTCAACGTGATGAGAACGCGGAAGAGATACGCAGCGATGGTTCCGACTCGGGACTGGGCAGTGAGACATCCACGTTGCAGACGACGCTCACCAGCCTGGCAGACACCAGCCAGTTGGCGGCACCCAGCGATAGCAGCGCCGTAAGTGCACCTACTGCCAGCAAATCCGTAGATACCCCGAGCAATTATTGCTCCATAAATAGCAGCGAGTCGAATGTGACATTGGCAGACAGCGTAGCGGCTACTTCCACTGCGATTGTGCCCGTTGTTGCTACTGCCGCCGCCATGACGCCACTAACAGTAGTTTCGAAACCGGTACGTTCGAATTTGAAGCGTCGCCTCGAGGAGGATGATACGCTTGGCGATTCGTCACAACAAACGCAGCTATCCACCACCGGCGGCACACAAGTGAAAAAACTTAAACGTTCCatcaattttgaaaacgtgCAAGTTTACTACTTTCCACGACAGCAAGGTTTCGGTTGTGTACCCTCGGCGGGCGGTTGTACGCTGGGCATGGGCGCGCGCCACATTGGCTTCAAAACGCTTACGCTGGCGGAACATGCCGCTGAGTTGCGGCGTGCTCATCGTCTACAATTGCAGGAAATCAATCCACGTGGTTCGTCGAGTGATGATAGTGAGGAATCCGAAGAGGATTACCTAAGCGAGGGCAGTAGCTCCGATTTGGATGCTGAATCGAATGGCTTTCTGCAGCCGGTGTCACCGAAGCAACGGCGTGCACTGCTGAAAGCAGCTGGTGTGCGCAAGATCGACGCAGCCGAGAAGATTGAATGCCGCGACATACGAAACTCACGTGAGGTGTGCGGCTGTGCGTGTGTGGAGTTCTGTGATCCAGAGTCGTGTGCCTGCAGTCAAGCGGGCATCAAATGTCAA GTCGATCGCGCCATGTTTCCATGCGGTTGTACGCGCGATGCCTGTGGCAACACAGTGGGACGCGTTGAATTTAATCCCACACGTGTGCGCACCCACTTCATACACACAATCATGCGCCTGGAAATGGAGAACCGTCAACAGCAGAATCCGTCTCTCTGTGGTACTGTGAGCAGCTACAGCTTATCCGCTGCCTGTGCCACAACTGCTACCGCTGTCGGTCCACACACAAACGCCCTACCATCGACGCCATCATACGCCACCGCACTACCCAACAGCTACTATGCCATGCAGACACAATCAAATTATAGCTCTGGTTACGCTTCTCCCGCATACCCAAGCGAACCGGCAGCCAATTATTATCAACAACAAAGTAGCAGCACCACTCATTACAGCGCCGTAAGCACAACCGAGTTGCAAGCGACAACACAGCAAAATTATCAATTAGACTCGTTAGATGCGGGTGTATATGCGGGCTCAGCTACTGCCGCACCCGTGTACGGCGAAATGCTGCCATCCTACAGTAGCGCGGTCGGAGTCTCCGCGAGCACTGCCACTGTGAGTGCATATCACCAGAATTTGAACTATGCGACTGTTCAACAAACACAG GTCTCAACCTACACAGCCTATCAGCAGACATCAAGCGCTGGTTATCTACCACAACACAACCAGCAAAGCGCCACAGTGGCAGGCATATCCACACAGCCAACGCTGCCACCACCAACCACCTACAGCTCATGCGCCGTACCATCGCTGCCACCATACGGCACCGCCACAACCACCGCAGCCGCATCACAGTACCAAAACGCCAACAGCTATGCGCTTGTCGACACCACAGCGCCCAGCTGCATTAGCATTGACGACAGCGGCGGCTGTGAGGAAGGTAGCGTTGAAGCAGGTGGCGCTACCCGAGATGGCAATGGCAGCGCCACCACCACCTCCAACGACAACAGCAGCAGCTGTGCCGATAACACCACAATCAAAACCACTTCCTGTACCAACAGAGGCAACGCTGCACTCAACAGCAATGACAGCGACGGCGGCAGCGACAATGGCAGTGGCAGTGGTAGTGGCACCAGCTTCATACAGCTTAGTACACCCATTTCCAGTGCAACACGGCTCTCACAAATCAATGATCTGCTACAGCATAATCGCCATACAACCGCCACGCTTGTGGCTGTCTCGCATACGGCTTGTTTGAGCGTAAGTGGCAGCACCAGTACGCTTATTAGCAAGCGCAGCGTGACTACCGATTGTGATTACAACAACACGTGCAGCGTGGATGTAGAAGAAGATGCAGCAGTGGATGAGGAGGAGAAGGATGACGGCGAGGTCATAGCAGAAGAGATAGACGGCGAACAAATACCTATCACAGAGCCACAGCAATCGGTAGCGTCTAAGTTAGGCACAACCAATGAAGATGAAAATGTGAAGGCAGCATTCAAAGTTGTAGCAACGGCAAAAATCGAGCCGCCACCTGTGGCAAGCACAATTGGTGATGCTAATGAGGATACTGTCACGCATCAAAATGATGCGGGTATCACTGATAACACTGCAACTACAACTACAAGTGATGCCGCGAAAGCCACACTCAGTAGTGGTGATAGCATTGCAGATAACGGCACCAAAGCTACCGCTGCCGCCACCGCCACCTCCGCTGCAGCCACAACTACTGCCACTGTCACTGCAATTGCGGCCACAAGCGCAGTGAATATGATTAGCAATTAA